In Flavobacterium sp. N1736, the following are encoded in one genomic region:
- the epsC gene encoding serine O-acetyltransferase EpsC, translating into MSKNTIIQDIKALKSHSNINYGIKTKTEDFTEKLFYTLFDSNAPLDESIDELEICFKEIAVLACKKPDNLCGSMWDRFLEKLPGVLEKLNQDAEYILENDPASNSIDEVYLGYPGFFAIAIYRLSHELYQLDLLLFSRLMSEYAHRITGTDIHAGAQIASPFFIDHATGIVIGETTVIEKHVKIYQGVTLGALSVSKEMKNAKRHPTVEKNVCIYANATILGGQTTIGKNSIIGGNAWVTKSIPAGSIVMNTTTTEVKIKEIK; encoded by the coding sequence GTGTCAAAAAATACCATCATACAAGATATAAAAGCTTTAAAAAGCCATTCTAATATAAATTACGGAATCAAAACTAAAACTGAAGATTTTACCGAAAAGCTTTTTTATACCCTTTTTGATTCAAATGCTCCGCTTGATGAAAGCATCGATGAACTGGAAATATGCTTTAAAGAGATTGCTGTTTTAGCCTGCAAAAAACCGGACAATTTATGCGGATCTATGTGGGACCGCTTTCTGGAAAAACTTCCGGGTGTTTTAGAAAAATTAAATCAGGATGCCGAATATATTTTAGAAAATGATCCTGCTTCAAACAGCATCGATGAAGTTTACTTGGGATATCCCGGTTTTTTTGCCATTGCAATTTATCGATTGAGCCACGAATTATATCAGCTTGATTTGCTGTTATTTTCAAGATTAATGAGTGAATATGCCCACCGAATTACCGGAACCGATATTCACGCAGGTGCCCAAATTGCCTCACCGTTTTTTATTGATCACGCTACCGGAATCGTTATTGGAGAAACGACTGTAATCGAAAAACATGTAAAAATTTATCAGGGAGTTACGCTTGGCGCTTTGAGTGTGAGCAAGGAAATGAAAAACGCAAAACGTCATCCTACTGTCGAAAAAAATGTTTGCATTTATGCAAATGCTACCATTTTGGGAGGACAAACTACTATTGGAAAAAACAGTATTATTGGCGGAAATGCCTGGGTTACCAAATCTATTCCCGCAGGCTCTATCGTTATGAATACCACTACAACTGAAGTTAAAATAAAAGAAATAAAATAA
- a CDS encoding DUF1003 domain-containing protein: MKNDSTFKSAISNLSFPSKEKISGKSIHDPILGLIVKDHPSFCDADFIAVKELNAYRQKYVSNYLSTEIGALSDLEKNVIEALKEDKSIVSIVEDEEETRSFGQKIADHVANFGGSWTFIISFLLFIVIWIGSNVYILVNKGFDPYPFILLNLILSCIAALQAPVIMMSQNRQEEKDRNRAKKDYMINLKSELEIRMIHDKIDHLIMHQQQELIEIQKVQIEMMNDILNQIKK, translated from the coding sequence ATGAAAAACGATTCGACTTTTAAAAGTGCTATTTCTAACCTGTCTTTTCCTTCAAAGGAAAAAATTTCAGGTAAATCTATTCATGATCCCATTTTAGGGCTTATTGTTAAGGATCATCCTTCTTTTTGTGATGCTGATTTTATTGCTGTTAAAGAGTTAAATGCGTACCGCCAGAAATATGTTTCGAATTATTTATCTACAGAAATAGGAGCACTTTCTGATCTTGAAAAAAATGTTATTGAGGCTTTAAAAGAAGATAAATCTATTGTAAGTATTGTTGAAGATGAAGAAGAAACGAGAAGTTTTGGACAAAAAATAGCAGATCACGTGGCTAATTTTGGCGGAAGCTGGACTTTTATAATTTCGTTTTTACTTTTTATTGTCATTTGGATTGGGTCTAATGTTTACATTTTAGTCAATAAAGGATTTGATCCGTATCCGTTTATTTTGCTGAATTTGATTCTTTCGTGTATTGCCGCATTACAGGCTCCGGTAATTATGATGAGTCAGAATCGTCAGGAAGAAAAAGACCGGAATCGTGCCAAAAAAGATTATATGATTAACCTGAAATCTGAATTGGAAATACGAATGATTCACGATAAAATTGATCATTTAATTATGCACCAGCAACAGGAATTAATCGAAATTCAGAAAGTACAAATCGAAATGATGAATGATATTCTGAATCAGATTAAAAAGTAA
- a CDS encoding DUF2752 domain-containing protein, translating to MNLEKFMLPCLFKTLFGIECLGCGFQRALFLLFQGHFFAAFKMYPALYSTLIFIAFLAFSYFGKTKKYKNMVWISAIINGIFMLGGYYYKHFYF from the coding sequence TTGAATTTAGAGAAATTTATGCTGCCATGTTTGTTCAAAACATTGTTCGGAATTGAGTGTCTGGGCTGTGGTTTTCAGCGTGCTTTATTCTTACTTTTTCAGGGTCATTTTTTTGCCGCTTTTAAAATGTATCCCGCCCTTTATTCTACCCTCATATTTATAGCTTTTTTAGCATTTTCTTATTTCGGTAAAACCAAAAAATATAAAAATATGGTCTGGATTTCTGCCATCATAAATGGTATTTTTATGCTTGGCGGATATTACTACAAACACTTCTATTTTTAA
- a CDS encoding Smr/MutS family protein — MLTKGDKVSVLDEAINGTVVSVKDKEVLIETEDGFMMTFFVNELLKIQESSNLMNSIKRINLEEISKEKTEPKPRSFVKEKKDKREIAAPEFDLHIEKLVPNKRGMSNYDILTLQTETAKRHIEFAIRNRIPKIVFIHGVGEGILKAELDFLLGRYDGIDFQDANYQKYGLGATEVYFRQNNK, encoded by the coding sequence ATGTTGACTAAAGGAGATAAGGTTTCTGTTTTAGACGAAGCCATAAACGGAACGGTTGTTTCGGTTAAAGATAAGGAAGTTTTGATCGAAACCGAAGACGGATTCATGATGACATTTTTTGTCAATGAGCTGCTTAAAATTCAGGAATCCAGTAATTTAATGAATTCTATTAAAAGAATTAATTTAGAAGAAATTTCGAAAGAAAAAACAGAGCCAAAACCAAGAAGTTTTGTAAAAGAAAAGAAGGATAAGCGCGAAATTGCGGCTCCGGAATTTGATTTGCATATTGAAAAACTGGTTCCAAATAAACGTGGAATGTCAAATTATGACATTCTGACTCTGCAAACAGAAACAGCAAAAAGACATATTGAATTTGCTATTCGAAATCGCATCCCGAAAATTGTTTTTATTCACGGAGTTGGCGAAGGAATTTTAAAAGCAGAACTTGATTTTTTATTGGGCCGTTATGACGGAATTGATTTTCAGGATGCCAATTATCAAAAATATGGTCTTGGTGCAACTGAAGTTTATTTTCGACAAAACAATAAATAA
- a CDS encoding cysteine desulfurase family protein translates to MKKVYLDNASTTAMRPEVIQEMTKVMTEDFGNPSSTHSFGRNGKTILELSRKSIAKQLNCSAQEIIFTSGGTEADNWILRSAVEDLKVTRIITSKIEHHAVLYATLALQSDYNIQVDYVNINHDGSIDLTHLSSLLSEDKKTIVSLMHVNNETGTILDLDRVSVICKQYNVLFHSDTVQSVGKTEIDLQKTPLDFIVASAHKFHGPKGIGFAFIRKNTGLQPLIFGGEQEKGLRAGTEAVHQIAGMAKALSLSYENLEVERKYISDLKSYLIEQLEVHFPGFRINGKKEDFYNIINIILPFSEDKTSMLLFSLDMKGIAVSRGSACQSGSIKPSHVLKEMLSETDLKLPNLRISFSHYNKKEDIDWLIESLKVV, encoded by the coding sequence ATGAAAAAAGTATACCTCGATAACGCCTCAACTACAGCCATGCGACCTGAAGTTATTCAGGAAATGACAAAAGTTATGACTGAAGATTTTGGTAATCCGTCTTCTACGCATAGTTTTGGACGAAATGGAAAAACTATTTTAGAACTTTCCAGAAAAAGCATTGCCAAACAATTAAATTGTTCTGCTCAGGAAATTATTTTTACTTCCGGAGGTACAGAAGCCGATAACTGGATTCTTCGTTCGGCAGTTGAAGATTTGAAAGTGACTCGTATTATAACGTCTAAAATTGAACATCACGCTGTTTTATATGCAACTTTGGCTTTGCAGTCTGATTATAATATTCAGGTTGATTATGTAAATATTAACCATGACGGAAGTATTGATTTAACACATTTATCAAGTTTATTATCTGAGGATAAAAAAACGATCGTTAGTTTAATGCATGTAAATAACGAAACCGGAACTATTTTAGATCTTGACCGGGTTAGTGTTATTTGCAAACAATATAATGTCTTATTTCATTCAGATACAGTTCAGTCTGTTGGTAAAACCGAAATTGATTTACAAAAAACGCCGCTTGATTTTATTGTGGCAAGCGCACATAAATTTCATGGTCCAAAAGGAATAGGTTTTGCCTTTATCCGAAAAAATACGGGTTTGCAGCCATTAATTTTTGGCGGAGAACAGGAAAAAGGGTTACGCGCCGGAACTGAAGCGGTGCATCAAATTGCCGGAATGGCAAAAGCGTTGTCTCTTTCGTATGAAAATTTAGAAGTGGAAAGAAAATATATTTCGGACTTAAAATCATATCTTATAGAACAATTAGAAGTTCATTTTCCGGGTTTTAGAATCAACGGAAAAAAAGAGGATTTTTATAATATCATCAATATTATTTTACCTTTTTCTGAAGATAAAACTTCGATGCTGCTGTTTAGTCTGGATATGAAAGGAATTGCAGTTTCAAGAGGAAGTGCCTGCCAGTCCGGAAGTATAAAACCTTCGCATGTTTTAAAAGAAATGCTTTCGGAGACGGATTTAAAATTACCAAATCTCCGAATTTCATTTAGTCATTATAATAAAAAAGAAGATATCGATTGGTTGATTGAGAGTCTTAAAGTTGTTTAA
- a CDS encoding L-threonylcarbamoyladenylate synthase — MNEEIINAYEVIKEGGIILYPTDTVWGIGCDATNPEAVAKIYKLKQRAETQSMIVLMNGEKMMYNVFKKIPEVAWQILDLSEKPTTLILDEPRNVAPNIIAADNSLGVRIVKEPFCFKLLERMKKPLVSTSANISGQPTPIAFKDINPEIIKGVDYVVKLNQDKVAGKPSTIIKLTNDAQVKVIRK, encoded by the coding sequence ATGAACGAAGAAATAATAAACGCTTACGAAGTTATTAAAGAAGGCGGAATCATACTTTATCCTACTGATACTGTTTGGGGAATTGGTTGTGATGCAACTAATCCTGAAGCGGTTGCAAAAATATATAAATTGAAACAACGCGCCGAAACTCAAAGTATGATTGTTTTAATGAATGGCGAGAAAATGATGTATAATGTTTTTAAAAAAATTCCCGAAGTCGCCTGGCAAATTCTGGATTTATCTGAAAAACCAACCACTTTAATTTTAGATGAACCAAGAAATGTAGCGCCAAATATTATTGCAGCAGATAATTCACTTGGAGTTCGTATCGTAAAAGAACCTTTTTGCTTTAAATTATTAGAAAGAATGAAAAAACCTCTGGTTTCGACTTCTGCAAATATTTCAGGACAGCCAACCCCAATTGCTTTTAAAGATATTAATCCGGAAATTATTAAAGGTGTCGATTACGTCGTAAAATTAAATCAGGATAAAGTTGCCGGAAAACCTTCAACAATTATAAAGCTGACAAATGATGCACAGGTAAAAGTAATACGAAAATAA
- a CDS encoding glycosyltransferase — protein MKILYFYPENPLSFSQGNNSRALSLLHYFKNRSIYIDLVGEKSSEFGEDAIDDLKNEGLIKNGYLLKKEKKSSNIIKYYLNYSFPRKINSKFKDFDRTKFGYKEQFAKIVKNTEYDIILISYVYWSSLLDNVTKGSNTKWIVDTHDFLTSQFQTNKKFALDRYFKREINLMKKFDNVWVISNEENYLFSQFINNPVSLITHGLPNNIETSSKTEKTIDVVYVASENFHNIKAANWFFKEVYPLLSPDIKITVVGKIGNHIPKFENVENLILVKDLNEVYKKSKVTICPMLSGTGVKIKVIESLSHGIPVVCNERGVDGLVNKTNNGCLTTNDSFLFSDYISKLLNDAEFYNQNHLEAKRFFEDNFDSKKTYKILDSIFKVN, from the coding sequence ATGAAAATTTTATATTTCTACCCAGAAAACCCTTTATCTTTTAGTCAGGGAAATAATTCGAGAGCTTTATCGCTGCTGCATTATTTTAAAAATCGCAGCATTTATATCGATCTTGTCGGAGAGAAATCTAGTGAGTTTGGTGAAGATGCTATTGATGATTTGAAAAACGAAGGTTTAATCAAAAATGGTTATCTTTTAAAGAAGGAAAAGAAAAGCAGTAATATCATTAAATATTATCTTAATTATTCTTTTCCAAGAAAAATCAACAGTAAGTTCAAGGATTTTGACAGAACAAAATTTGGGTATAAAGAACAATTTGCCAAGATTGTAAAAAATACGGAATACGATATTATACTAATTTCATATGTATATTGGTCGTCACTTTTAGATAATGTAACCAAAGGTAGCAACACAAAATGGATTGTGGATACGCATGATTTTTTAACTTCTCAATTTCAGACTAATAAAAAGTTTGCTTTGGACAGGTATTTTAAAAGAGAAATCAATTTGATGAAAAAATTTGATAATGTATGGGTAATATCCAATGAAGAAAATTATCTTTTTTCTCAGTTTATCAACAATCCCGTAAGTTTAATTACGCATGGTTTGCCTAATAATATTGAAACTTCATCAAAAACAGAAAAAACAATTGATGTAGTCTATGTTGCGAGCGAGAATTTTCATAACATAAAAGCAGCAAATTGGTTTTTTAAAGAAGTATATCCTTTGCTGTCACCAGATATAAAAATTACGGTAGTTGGAAAAATCGGGAATCATATTCCGAAATTTGAGAATGTTGAAAATTTGATTCTTGTCAAAGATTTAAACGAGGTTTACAAAAAATCTAAAGTCACAATTTGTCCAATGTTATCCGGTACAGGCGTAAAAATAAAAGTAATCGAATCGTTGTCGCACGGAATACCGGTTGTTTGTAATGAAAGAGGTGTTGATGGTTTGGTAAATAAAACGAATAACGGATGTTTGACTACAAATGATTCTTTTTTGTTTTCAGATTATATTAGTAAGCTTTTAAACGATGCTGAATTTTATAACCAGAATCATTTAGAAGCCAAAAGGTTTTTTGAAGACAATTTCGATAGTAAAAAAACATACAAAATACTTGATTCTATTTTTAAAGTAAATTAA
- a CDS encoding glycosyltransferase translates to MFKSIKLYFRLKSLAKKLKKQNKEVDFIGNLKYAKNVIIIDTKVPEYNKDSGSRRLTEIVKLLIKNNVGVFLMADFKEYRFTTDYVQYFKDLGAVVYEPGIDKSGNLIAKNDFIKQVLPFADFVWLHRPEIFAKYYPLIRKFKPTTKVFFDMVDFHYLRFKRESELTGNTDILKKADKYLQLELDNCKKADKIIVISDVEKESIKEFYNEDSKIISIGNIHQFIENENPVSFENRKDLLFIGGFDHKPNVDAVNYLAEEIMPLLWKSNPEISISIIGSNPPEAIEKLNSEKFRVVGYAEDVSPYFLNSRIFVAPLRYGAGIKGKIGQSLEFGLPLVTTNVGAEGFNFQENRNMMVGNTSREIVDNIISLYQNAALWQKISSDSKKVIEPFSNYAIEQKIISLIK, encoded by the coding sequence ATGTTCAAATCAATTAAACTGTATTTTAGGCTAAAATCATTGGCTAAAAAACTGAAAAAACAAAATAAGGAAGTTGATTTTATCGGTAATTTAAAATATGCGAAAAACGTTATTATAATAGATACTAAAGTTCCGGAATATAATAAAGATTCGGGTTCCAGACGATTGACAGAAATTGTAAAATTGCTTATTAAAAATAATGTAGGCGTTTTTTTAATGGCAGATTTTAAAGAATACCGTTTTACAACCGATTATGTACAGTATTTTAAAGATTTAGGTGCAGTGGTTTATGAGCCGGGCATAGATAAATCCGGAAATTTAATTGCGAAAAATGATTTTATAAAGCAGGTTCTTCCTTTTGCAGATTTTGTATGGCTGCACAGACCTGAAATTTTTGCAAAATATTATCCACTTATCAGAAAATTTAAACCTACTACAAAGGTGTTTTTTGATATGGTTGATTTTCATTATCTAAGATTTAAAAGAGAATCAGAGCTGACCGGAAATACTGATATCTTGAAAAAAGCCGATAAATACCTGCAATTAGAATTGGACAATTGTAAAAAAGCTGATAAAATTATTGTAATTTCTGATGTTGAAAAAGAAAGTATAAAAGAATTCTACAATGAAGATTCTAAAATAATCAGCATTGGAAATATTCATCAATTTATCGAAAATGAAAACCCGGTTTCTTTTGAAAACCGTAAAGATTTATTGTTTATTGGCGGTTTTGATCATAAACCAAATGTAGACGCTGTAAATTATCTGGCAGAAGAAATCATGCCTTTATTATGGAAATCAAATCCGGAAATTTCGATTTCTATTATAGGAAGTAATCCTCCGGAAGCAATAGAAAAACTGAATTCAGAAAAATTCAGGGTTGTAGGTTATGCCGAAGATGTTTCTCCTTATTTTTTAAACTCCCGAATTTTTGTAGCACCGCTTCGTTATGGCGCCGGGATTAAAGGGAAAATTGGACAAAGTTTAGAATTTGGACTTCCGCTGGTTACTACAAATGTTGGAGCTGAAGGCTTTAATTTTCAGGAAAACAGAAACATGATGGTTGGTAACACGAGCCGGGAAATTGTTGATAATATAATCTCATTATACCAAAATGCAGCACTTTGGCAAAAAATAAGTTCTGACTCAAAGAAAGTAATCGAACCTTTTTCGAATTATGCTATCGAACAGAAAATAATAAGCCTGATTAAATAA
- a CDS encoding glycosyltransferase family 4 protein has product MSNQKSVFLETHNINNRAGGLGTFNYELIKGLSELNFDEMKLTLNATDIQALENEFGKKFNYHKYTSLSRLKFFRTRKKYDLWHSVNQNTKVEPHKCQKYLLTIHDVNFTEEVSADTNHKRNKLFLEKLNQATAITYISEFSKKQTHQYFNVPNVPEYVIHNGNPITKLVDTSSYIPNVPVDKPFFYTIGDFIERKNYGSIINMMKLIKDYNLIISGNNDKKYGEEIKKLIVNNGLSNQVFLTGKVTDEGKQFFMKNCTAFLFPSIREGFGLPPIEAMSFGKPVFLSDKTSLPEIGGNEAYYWTNFDPEYMKNGLFDGLNSFENNRNENELLLKKRAAIFDWKIAAAEYLKIYKNILF; this is encoded by the coding sequence ATGTCAAATCAAAAAAGTGTTTTTCTAGAAACTCACAATATCAATAACAGAGCTGGCGGTTTAGGAACTTTTAATTACGAATTAATTAAAGGTCTGTCCGAATTGAATTTTGATGAGATGAAACTAACATTAAATGCAACAGACATACAAGCACTTGAGAATGAATTTGGCAAAAAATTCAACTATCATAAATATACCAGCTTATCCAGATTAAAATTTTTTAGAACACGTAAAAAATACGATTTATGGCATTCTGTAAATCAAAATACAAAAGTTGAACCTCATAAATGTCAAAAATATCTGCTCACCATACATGACGTAAATTTTACAGAAGAAGTTTCTGCAGACACAAATCATAAGCGAAATAAACTTTTTTTAGAAAAATTAAATCAGGCTACAGCAATTACTTATATTTCAGAATTTTCAAAAAAACAGACACATCAATATTTCAACGTACCAAATGTTCCTGAATATGTAATTCATAACGGAAATCCTATTACAAAATTGGTCGACACTTCTTCTTATATTCCGAATGTGCCGGTTGACAAACCATTTTTCTATACGATAGGTGATTTTATCGAAAGAAAAAATTATGGTTCGATTATCAATATGATGAAATTGATTAAAGACTATAATTTAATTATTTCCGGTAATAATGACAAGAAATACGGTGAAGAAATAAAAAAGCTAATTGTCAATAACGGACTCTCCAATCAGGTTTTTTTAACCGGAAAGGTAACTGATGAAGGCAAACAATTTTTCATGAAAAACTGTACTGCTTTTCTTTTTCCATCTATAAGAGAAGGATTTGGTTTACCACCTATTGAAGCAATGAGTTTTGGCAAACCTGTATTTTTATCTGATAAAACTTCTTTACCGGAAATTGGTGGAAATGAAGCTTATTATTGGACAAATTTTGATCCTGAATACATGAAAAACGGGCTTTTTGACGGATTAAACAGCTTCGAAAACAATAGAAATGAAAACGAATTATTATTAAAAAAGAGAGCCGCAATTTTCGACTGGAAAATTGCGGCTGCTGAATATCTTAAAATCTATAAGAATATATTATTCTAG